One stretch of Thermanaerosceptrum fracticalcis DNA includes these proteins:
- the cas4a gene encoding type I-A CRISPR-associated protein Cas4/Csa1 — protein MYFLTDEERKQLLKSYLPKSRQMDIADELRGWNWNQPPLEPVYDIKLALYEIANSYCPTNRDLFLRRIDGVKARPNAAMLRGKLLHQVLVDVLVRAKKLIYLHGVGNYQEFLQEHKIPFKTNFERYRSQLSEEEFSSLARDAEILANFETSRIVARIQEILIKQPYIAEDSLVSLAIPVVVEQKLDGSFLGLSQNLSADAFTFSEPMIIDLKFGEPKKFHRLTTTGYALVMEAIHEFPVNLGCLVYAEFKNGRLSVKKDIHIIDDELRQWFIEERDEKMRMIYEEIDPGIAQNCYDTCPYYRNCLG, from the coding sequence ATGTATTTTCTCACTGATGAAGAACGCAAACAATTACTAAAGAGTTATTTGCCTAAGTCCAGGCAGATGGATATAGCCGATGAACTCAGGGGCTGGAATTGGAATCAGCCTCCCTTGGAGCCCGTGTATGATATTAAGCTTGCCCTCTATGAAATCGCCAATTCTTACTGCCCAACTAACCGCGATTTATTTTTGCGTCGCATAGATGGTGTAAAAGCGAGGCCCAATGCTGCCATGCTTCGGGGTAAACTTTTACACCAGGTTTTGGTTGATGTACTGGTCCGGGCAAAGAAACTCATCTATCTCCATGGTGTGGGTAACTACCAGGAGTTTTTACAAGAGCATAAAATTCCTTTCAAAACAAATTTTGAACGGTATCGCTCCCAACTTTCCGAAGAAGAATTCAGTAGTTTAGCAAGAGACGCTGAAATCCTCGCCAACTTTGAGACTTCAAGGATTGTTGCCCGTATCCAGGAAATTTTAATAAAGCAACCTTATATTGCCGAAGATTCCTTGGTCTCCTTAGCTATTCCCGTGGTAGTAGAGCAGAAATTGGACGGGTCATTCCTGGGGTTGAGCCAAAATTTAAGCGCCGATGCTTTTACTTTCTCAGAACCCATGATCATTGACCTTAAGTTTGGGGAACCTAAAAAATTTCACCGCTTGACTACTACCGGTTATGCTCTGGTGATGGAGGCTATTCATGAATTTCCAGTTAACCTGGGGTGCTTAGTCTATGCGGAATTTAAGAATGGAAGACTGAGCGTAAAAAAAGACATTCACATTATTGATGATGAGTTAAGACAATGGTTTATCGAAGAACGGGATGAAAAAATGCGGATGATTTATGAGGAAATTGACCCCGGAATTGCCCAGAACTGCTATGATACCTGCCCTTATTACCGTAACTGCCTTGGCTAA
- the cas2 gene encoding CRISPR-associated endonuclease Cas2 yields MRTLVSYDIEDDRIRNKICEACKDYGLARIQYSVFIGDLNHNRRDELRQRLRRILGKNLGKILICPICDKDLRLMNEIRVEPGGIIIDD; encoded by the coding sequence ATGCGTACTTTAGTTAGCTATGATATTGAAGATGATAGAATCCGCAACAAGATTTGTGAAGCTTGTAAAGATTATGGTCTTGCGCGTATCCAATACAGTGTCTTTATCGGTGATCTTAACCACAACCGCAGAGACGAATTGCGCCAGCGGCTTAGAAGAATCCTGGGTAAAAACCTTGGCAAAATCCTCATCTGCCCCATTTGTGATAAGGACTTAAGGCTTATGAACGAAATTCGGGTAGAACCAGGGGGCATTATCATAGATGATTAA
- a CDS encoding DevR family CRISPR-associated autoregulator encodes MKIHSLAVSGLVTLNLHSLNNEGAEGNYLQTREVQVVDSEGKMYAVNAISGDMFKHIQAEHLYNLATEKSLPLCGPCQKFDANRIVADTEFAGAIPKDTPDNIVLSEAIKKCIIDDAEGILITSEVGGKKRAIGRKSVLEFGWVVGRPDVTKTESYFHVKYAPEGRGKGSGDESGANTGQNIFHRPASSGQYAVVLNIDLFRVGRNDINLEYVLPDQEREKRIKAVLQSVLFTFLKPNGAHRNTQNPHIVNFEGIISVSTSTVPAPVASALNPNYEEEIKTVKNALDKLHPQAVTLYPFNSLGEFAEKMGDLILQVKPYEAM; translated from the coding sequence ATGAAAATCCATTCACTGGCAGTTTCTGGTCTTGTTACTTTAAACTTACATTCTCTTAATAATGAAGGAGCAGAAGGTAATTATCTACAGACGCGTGAAGTACAGGTTGTAGATAGTGAAGGAAAGATGTATGCGGTCAATGCCATTTCCGGAGATATGTTTAAGCATATTCAAGCTGAACATTTGTATAATTTGGCAACTGAAAAAAGTCTTCCCTTATGTGGTCCTTGTCAAAAGTTTGATGCTAATCGCATAGTGGCTGATACCGAGTTCGCTGGTGCTATCCCCAAGGATACTCCAGATAATATTGTATTAAGTGAGGCTATTAAGAAATGTATTATCGATGATGCGGAGGGTATCCTTATTACTAGTGAAGTTGGTGGCAAGAAGAGAGCTATTGGTCGTAAATCTGTCCTAGAATTTGGTTGGGTTGTGGGACGCCCAGATGTTACCAAGACAGAGTCGTACTTTCATGTTAAATACGCGCCTGAAGGACGAGGTAAAGGTTCAGGTGATGAAAGTGGTGCCAATACGGGACAAAATATTTTTCACCGACCCGCATCTTCGGGACAATATGCGGTTGTCTTAAATATAGATTTATTCAGAGTGGGTCGAAATGATATTAACCTTGAATATGTTTTGCCGGACCAGGAGCGAGAAAAAAGAATAAAGGCTGTTTTACAAAGTGTACTCTTTACATTCCTTAAACCAAACGGTGCCCACCGTAATACACAGAATCCCCATATAGTAAATTTTGAAGGTATAATTTCAGTATCGACTAGTACTGTACCAGCTCCAGTTGCAAGTGCTTTAAATCCCAATTATGAAGAGGAGATTAAGACCGTAAAAAATGCCCTTGATAAACTTCACCCACAAGCCGTAACACTTTATCCTTTTAATTCTTTAGGAGAGTTTGCGGAAAAAATGGGAGACTTAATATTACAAGTCAAACCTTATGAGGCGATGTGA
- the cas4 gene encoding CRISPR-associated protein Cas4, producing MIKLRVTDVKQYIYCPRIIYFTYVCPVEKKITRKMEYGKEEHLELDRLEKRRTFKRYSLSEGERRFHQYLRSERLGLEGKLDMHIVSEGEYFPVEFKHTRKGPSLNHKYQLVSYAMLLEDYYNKPVRYGFLYIIPEKTPYPIQITPNARIFVKDVLEKIREIILKERIPRPNQHKGRCTDCEYRNYCGDVS from the coding sequence ATGATTAAATTAAGAGTCACTGATGTTAAGCAATACATTTACTGCCCGCGCATAATTTATTTTACCTATGTCTGCCCGGTGGAGAAAAAAATTACCCGTAAAATGGAGTACGGGAAAGAAGAACACTTGGAACTGGATCGCCTGGAAAAGCGGCGTACTTTCAAACGGTATAGCCTTTCCGAGGGGGAGCGGCGGTTTCACCAGTACCTTCGCTCAGAACGGTTGGGTTTGGAAGGTAAGCTGGATATGCACATTGTCTCGGAAGGAGAATATTTCCCCGTAGAGTTTAAGCATACAAGAAAAGGGCCATCCCTAAATCATAAATATCAACTGGTAAGCTATGCTATGCTCTTAGAGGATTATTATAACAAGCCGGTTCGCTATGGATTTTTATACATTATTCCGGAAAAAACACCTTATCCTATCCAAATTACTCCTAATGCCCGGATATTTGTCAAAGATGTCTTAGAAAAAATTCGAGAGATAATTCTCAAGGAAAGAATACCCCGTCCCAACCAGCATAAGGGCCGTTGTACTGATTGCGAATATAGAAACTATTGTGGGGATGTGAGTTAG
- the cas1 gene encoding CRISPR-associated endonuclease Cas1: MQLYISNFGSFLGKKSERLIVKENNKVVNEIPFHDLEQIIIDNPGVSLSTDCIRECVRHGIYISFLDFSGTPYASLISPYLVGTAMTRREQLMAYNDQRGIHLAKAFVEGKLKNQLNILKYFAKYRKGANRELYEQIYHGITWMEKFAEELKEIKGKCIDDIRGQIMSVEGRVGNIYWDMVKLLTDGKIEFPGREHRGAGDPFNSLLNYGYGILNQQIEKALVLAGLDIFCGYLHVDRPGKKSLVYDFIEEFRQPVVDRVVIAIVNKGIEIGMDGEYLDTQTKRDFAARIFERLDHKESFQGKKSALKTIIQNQARRIATFLRGEAKYKPFVSSW, translated from the coding sequence ATGCAATTATACATATCCAACTTTGGTTCTTTCCTGGGCAAGAAAAGTGAAAGATTGATAGTCAAGGAAAACAATAAAGTCGTTAACGAAATACCCTTCCATGACCTGGAGCAGATTATTATTGATAACCCTGGTGTTTCTTTATCTACGGACTGCATTCGAGAATGTGTCAGACATGGGATTTATATAAGCTTCCTGGATTTTTCAGGGACCCCTTATGCCAGTTTGATTTCACCATATTTGGTTGGCACGGCCATGACCCGTCGCGAGCAATTAATGGCCTACAATGACCAAAGAGGAATCCATTTAGCTAAGGCCTTTGTGGAAGGTAAACTGAAAAACCAGCTCAATATCTTAAAATACTTTGCCAAGTACCGTAAAGGTGCTAATCGTGAGCTTTATGAACAGATTTACCACGGAATCACCTGGATGGAGAAGTTTGCCGAAGAACTGAAAGAAATAAAAGGGAAGTGTATTGATGATATCCGCGGACAAATCATGTCAGTGGAGGGGCGGGTTGGCAATATCTATTGGGATATGGTAAAACTCCTTACCGATGGGAAAATAGAATTTCCCGGACGAGAACATCGCGGAGCAGGTGACCCCTTCAATTCTTTATTAAATTACGGGTACGGAATATTAAACCAGCAGATCGAGAAGGCTCTGGTCCTGGCCGGCCTTGATATTTTTTGCGGTTACCTGCATGTAGATAGGCCGGGGAAGAAAAGCCTGGTCTATGATTTTATCGAAGAATTTCGCCAGCCGGTAGTGGACAGGGTTGTCATTGCCATCGTAAACAAAGGAATTGAGATTGGTATGGACGGGGAATATTTGGATACTCAGACGAAGAGAGATTTTGCGGCACGGATTTTTGAGCGCCTTGATCATAAAGAAAGCTTCCAGGGCAAAAAGTCAGCCTTAAAAACCATCATTCAGAACCAGGCCAGGCGGATTGCCACCTTTTTACGGGGAGAGGCGAAGTATAAGCCTTTTGTTAGTAGTTGGTAA